In Bacteroidales bacterium, a single genomic region encodes these proteins:
- the ilvD gene encoding dihydroxy-acid dehydratase has product MKNPLRSAASTHGRRMAGARSLWRANGMTPEQMGKPIIAVVNSFTQFVPGHVHLHEIGQFVKSEIEKMGCFAAEFNTIAIDDGIAMGHDGMLYSLPSRDLIADSVEYMCNAHKVDAMICISNCDKITPGMQMAAMRLNIPAVFVSGGPMEAGKLNDHFYDLIDVMVKAADDNVSDKDVQALEVAACPTCGSCSGMFTANSMNCLNEAIGLALPGNGTIVATHARRKQLFKDAAKLIVDNAYKYYRDGDESVLPRSIASRAAFLNAMTLDIAMGGSSNTILHLLAIAQEAGVDFKMDDIDVLSRKTPCLCKVAPNTQKYHIQDVNRAGGIIAIMSELAKGGLIDTSVNRADGLTLAEAIRQYDILSPEVKPDALTGYKAAPANRFNLELGSQDTYYPELDKDRTSGCIRDMAHAYSKDGGLAVLKGNIAQDGCVIKTAGVDENLLYFKGTARVFDSQEAACDGILGGKVAAGDVVVIIYEGPKGGPGMQEMLYPTSYIKSRHLGKECALITDGRFSVGT; this is encoded by the coding sequence ATGAAAAATCCATTACGTAGTGCAGCGAGCACACATGGCCGGCGGATGGCCGGAGCGAGGAGCCTCTGGCGTGCCAATGGTATGACACCCGAACAAATGGGGAAGCCCATTATAGCTGTTGTTAATTCATTCACACAGTTTGTCCCCGGTCATGTACACCTTCATGAGATCGGGCAATTTGTAAAAAGTGAAATAGAAAAAATGGGTTGTTTTGCGGCGGAATTCAATACCATTGCGATTGATGACGGGATAGCCATGGGACATGACGGCATGCTTTATTCGTTGCCGTCCCGTGACCTGATCGCCGATAGCGTGGAATATATGTGTAATGCGCACAAGGTGGATGCCATGATCTGCATCAGTAATTGTGATAAAATCACTCCGGGAATGCAGATGGCTGCCATGCGGCTGAACATACCGGCTGTTTTTGTCTCCGGAGGCCCAATGGAAGCGGGTAAGCTCAATGATCATTTTTATGACCTGATCGATGTGATGGTAAAAGCTGCTGATGACAATGTAAGCGATAAAGATGTACAAGCCCTCGAAGTTGCGGCTTGTCCTACATGCGGTTCCTGTTCGGGAATGTTTACAGCGAACTCTATGAATTGTCTCAATGAAGCCATAGGCCTGGCATTACCGGGCAATGGTACTATTGTAGCCACCCATGCCAGACGTAAGCAGTTATTTAAGGATGCAGCCAAACTGATCGTAGATAATGCTTATAAGTATTACCGGGACGGCGATGAAAGTGTTCTTCCGCGTAGTATCGCTTCGCGTGCGGCATTTCTGAATGCCATGACTTTAGATATTGCTATGGGGGGGTCATCCAACACCATATTGCATCTGTTGGCGATAGCACAGGAAGCAGGGGTTGACTTTAAGATGGATGATATTGATGTGCTTTCGAGAAAAACGCCCTGCCTTTGTAAGGTGGCGCCTAATACCCAGAAATACCATATCCAGGATGTCAACCGGGCCGGAGGGATCATTGCGATCATGAGTGAACTGGCCAAAGGCGGACTGATTGATACTTCCGTAAACCGTGCGGACGGACTTACACTGGCAGAAGCCATCCGCCAATATGATATTTTAAGTCCGGAAGTTAAACCTGACGCTTTAACCGGCTATAAAGCCGCTCCGGCTAATCGTTTCAACCTTGAGCTGGGGTCTCAGGATACTTATTATCCTGAATTGGACAAAGACCGTACATCCGGGTGTATCCGGGATATGGCCCATGCATATAGCAAGGATGGAGGATTGGCCGTCCTGAAAGGGAATATTGCGCAGGACGGATGCGTGATAAAGACAGCAGGGGTGGATGAGAACTTATTGTATTTCAAAGGTACAGCCAGGGTCTTTGATTCTCAGGAAGCGGCCTGTGACGGGATATTGGGAGGCAAGGTAGCCGCCGGTGATGTGGTGGTGATTATATACGAAGGGCCGAAAGGAGGACCGGGGATGCAGGAAATGTTATATCCTACTTCATATATCAAGTCCCGTCATCTGGGAAAGGAATGTGCTTTGATCACCGATGGCCGTTTTTCCGTAGGAAC